A single genomic interval of Sinorhizobium garamanticum harbors:
- a CDS encoding Gfo/Idh/MocA family protein, with protein sequence MLRFGILSTARIGRELVVPAIQDAENCVVSAIASRDLAKARAMADRFSVPHAFGSYEEMLASDLIDAVYIPLPTSQHVEWTIKAADAGKHVLCEKPIALKAEEIDALIAARDSNKVLVSEAFMVTYSPVWRKVRSLLAEGAIGKLRHVQGAFTYYNRDPGNMRNVPELGGGGLPDIGVYPTITTRFVTGKEPVRIQANTDRDPEFGTDIYSSVRADFGDFELSFYISTQLAARQVMVFHGDKGYIEVKSPFNADRYGREEVELTNQNHAQSQLFRFQDARQYKLEAEAFSRAATGQPEEVVTLENSRLNQKLIDAIYRASEKDGWETV encoded by the coding sequence ATGCTTCGTTTCGGAATTCTGTCGACGGCCAGGATCGGCCGCGAACTCGTCGTGCCCGCCATTCAGGACGCGGAAAACTGCGTGGTCTCGGCGATCGCCAGCCGTGATCTCGCCAAGGCGAGAGCGATGGCCGACCGTTTCTCGGTGCCGCATGCGTTTGGATCCTACGAGGAAATGCTGGCATCCGACCTGATCGATGCCGTCTACATTCCGCTGCCGACCTCGCAGCACGTGGAATGGACGATCAAGGCGGCGGACGCCGGCAAGCACGTGCTCTGCGAAAAGCCGATCGCGCTCAAGGCGGAGGAGATCGACGCACTGATCGCAGCGCGCGACAGCAATAAGGTGTTGGTTTCGGAAGCTTTCATGGTGACTTATAGCCCGGTGTGGCGGAAGGTGCGCTCGCTGCTTGCGGAAGGAGCGATCGGCAAGCTCAGGCATGTCCAGGGCGCCTTCACCTATTACAATCGCGATCCCGGCAACATGCGCAACGTCCCGGAACTCGGTGGCGGCGGCCTGCCGGATATCGGCGTCTATCCGACGATCACGACCCGCTTCGTGACCGGCAAGGAGCCGGTTCGCATTCAGGCCAATACCGACCGCGACCCGGAATTCGGCACCGACATCTATTCGAGCGTGCGCGCCGACTTCGGCGATTTCGAGCTGAGCTTCTACATTTCGACCCAGCTTGCCGCCCGTCAGGTCATGGTCTTCCACGGCGACAAGGGCTACATCGAGGTGAAGTCGCCCTTCAATGCGGACCGCTACGGCCGCGAGGAGGTGGAACTGACCAACCAGAATCACGCCCAGTCACAGCTCTTCCGCTTCCAGGATGCGCGCCAGTACAAGCTCGAGGCTGAGGCGTTCTCGCGCGCGGCAACCGGCCAGCCGGAGGAAGTGGTGACGCTCGAGAACTCGCGCCTCAACCAGAAGCTCATCGACGCCATCTACCGGGCGAGCGAAAAGGACGGCTGGGAGACAGTCTAA